From a single Prionailurus bengalensis isolate Pbe53 chromosome A1, Fcat_Pben_1.1_paternal_pri, whole genome shotgun sequence genomic region:
- the RPS23 gene encoding 40S ribosomal protein S23 — protein MQVRWFRISHKLNKTQILESGASLSFSKGASFGSGTAQTVAWVLGWAELVRSGLWLLPVRLPSFARARGAGRMGKCRGLRTARKLRSHRRDQKWHDKQYKKAHLGTALKANPFGGASHAKGIVLEKVGVEAKQPNSAIRKCVRVQLIKNGKKITAFVPNDGCLNFIEENDEVLVAGFGRKGHAVGDIPGVRFKVVKVANVSLLALYKGKKERPRS, from the exons ATGCAAGTTAGGTGGTTCAGAATTTCCCACAAACTGAATAAAACTCAGATTCTGGAAAGTGGTGCAAGCTTGTCATTTTCAAAGGGTGCCAGCTTCGGATCAGGCACTGCGCAGACAGTTGCTTGGGTCCTTGGCTGGGCGGAGCTTGTTCGCAGTGGCTTGTGGCTCCTTCCTGTGCGCCTTCCCTCTTTTGCTCGGGCCCGTGGTGCTGGCAGGATGG GCAAGTGTCGTGGTCTTCGTACTGCCAGGAAGCTCCGTAGCCACCGACGAGATCAGAAGTGGCATGATAAACAGTATAAGAAAGCCCATTTGGGCACAGCCCTGAAGGCCAACCCTTTTGGAGGCGCTTCCCATGCGAAAGGAATTGTGCTGGAAAAAGT AGGGGTTGAAGCCAAACAGCCAAATTCTGCCATCAGGAAGTGTGTCAGGGTCCAGCTGATCAAGAATGGCAAGAAAATCACCGCCTTTGTACCCAATGATGGttgtttgaattttattgag GAAAATGATGAGGTTCTGGTTGCTGGATTTGGTCGCAAAGGTCATGCTGTTGGTGACATTCCTGGAGTTCGCTTTAAGGTCGTCAAAGTAGCCAATGTCTCTCTTTTGGCCTTatacaaaggcaagaaggaaagacCAAGATCTTAA